A region of Vigna radiata var. radiata cultivar VC1973A chromosome 6, Vradiata_ver6, whole genome shotgun sequence DNA encodes the following proteins:
- the LOC106763981 gene encoding 2-hydroxyisoflavanone synthase, with product MLLEIAIGLLVLGLFLHLRPTPTAKSKALHHLPNPPSPKPRLPFVGHLHLLKDQLLHHSLLTLSQRYGPLYSLYFGSMPTVVASTPELFKLFLQTHEAASFNTRFQTSAIKRLTYDNSVAMVPFGPYWKFIRKLIMNDLLNATTVNKLRPLRSHEIRKVLRVLAQSAEAQQPLNVTEELLKWTNNTISMLMLGEAEEVRDLARETVKIFGEYSLTDFIWPLKKLKFGKYEKRIDEIFNKFDPVIEKVIKKRQEIVRRRKNGEVVEGEQSGIFLDTLLEFAEDETMEIKITKEQIKGLVVDFFSAGTDSTAVATEWALAELINNPRVLQKAREEVYSVVGKDRLVDEVDTQNLPYIRAIVKETFRMHPPLPVVKRKCVEECEIDGCVIPEGALILFNVWAVGRDPKYWDRPSEFRPERFLESGGEGGVGPIDLRGQHFQLLPFGSGRRMCPGVNLSTSGMATLLASVIQCFDLQVVDPQGHILKGDDAKVSMEERAGLTVPRKHNLVCLPLAKTTLAAKLLSS from the exons ATGTTGCTCGAAATCGCAATAGGGTTGTTGGTGCTTGGTCTGTTTCTGCACCTGCGTCCCACACCCACCGCAAAATCGAAGGCCCTTCACCACCTTCCCAACCCTCCGAGCCCAAAGCCTAGGCTTCCGTTCGTTGGACACCTTCACCTTTTGAAAGACCAACTTCTTCACCACTCTCTCCTCACTCTCTCCCAACGTTATGGCCCTCTGTACTCTCTCTACTTTGGCTCTATGCCCACCGTTGTTGCCTCTACCCCTGAGCTCTTCAAACTCTTCCTTCAAACCCACGAGGCTGCTTCCTTCAACACAAGGTTCCAAACCTCTGCCATTAAGCGCCTCACTTATGACAACTCCGTTGCCATGGTTCCCTTTGGTCCTTACTGGAAGTTCATCAGGAAACTCATCATGAACGACCTCCTCAACGCCACCACCGTCAACAAGTTGAGGCCATTGAGGAGCCATGAGATCCGCAAGGTTCTCAGAGTTCTCGCCCAAAGTGCAGAGGCTCAACAACCCCTTAACGTCACCGAGGAGCTTCTCAAGTGGACCAACAACACCATCTCCATGCTCATGCTGGGTGAGGCCGAAGAGGTTAGAGATTTGGCTCGCGAGACGGTTAAGATTTTCGGAGAGTACAGTCTGACCGACTTCATCTGGCCCTTGAAGAAGCTCAAGTTTGGAAAGTACGAGAAGAGGATTGATGAAATATTCAACAAGTTCGATCCCGTCATTGAGAAGGTTATCAAGAAGCGCCAAGAGATCGTGAGAAGGAGAAAGAATGGAGAAGTTGTTGAGGGAGAGCAGAGCGGTATCTTCCTCGATACTTTGCTTGAATTCGCTGAGGACGAGACTATGGAGATCAAAATTACCAAGGAGCAGATCAAGGGTCTTGTTGTG GATTTCTTCTCAGCAGGGACAGATTCCACAGCCGTGGCAACTGAGTGGGCTTTGGCAGAGCTGATCAACAACCCTAGGGTGTTGCAAAAGGCTCGGGAAGAGGTGTACAGTGTTGTGGGAAAAGATAGACTGGTTGATGAAGTTGATACTCAAAACCTTCCTTACATCAGGGCGATTGTGAAGGAGACATTCCGCATGCACCCACCACTCCCTGTGGTGAAGAGAAAGTGTGTGGAAGAGTGTGAGATTGATGGGTGTGTGATCCCAGAGGGTGCATTGATACTTTTCAATGTGTGGGCTGTAGGAAGAGACCCTAAGTACTGGGACAGACCATCGGAATTTCGTCCCGAGAGATTCTTAGAAAGTGGAGGTGAAGGGGGAGTTGGTCCTATTGATCTAAGGGGACAGCATTTTCAACTTCTCCCATTTGGGTCAGGTAGGAGAATGTGCCCCGGAGTGAATTTGTCTACTTCAGGAATGGCAACTCTTCTTGCATCTGTTATCCAGTGCTTTGACCTGCAAGTGGTTGACCCTCAAGGACACATACTCAAAGGTGATGATGCCAAAGTTAGCATGGAAGAGAGAGCTGGCCTCACAGTTCCCAGAAAACACAACCTCGTATGTCTTCCACTTGCAAAAACAACCCTCGCAGCCAAACTCCTCTCCTCATAG